The proteins below are encoded in one region of Rhabdothermincola salaria:
- a CDS encoding SDR family NAD(P)-dependent oxidoreductase: MTLAQPGIDVDLSGKVAIVTGSGRGIGRAIAQAYAAAGASVVVAARTRSEIDGVVAEIEASGGTARAVPTDVADPEALAALVDTTVETWSRLDLVVANAGTVTARRPGSPIDDFADVLAVNLVSVHALARLAEPHLGERGGKFVVMGSGAGRQPFPGAAGYSVSKAAAAMLVRCLAVEWREARIAVNELVPGPVHTTMAAGITDAPGLPAGVRLDWHKTPDDVVPLALFLAGLPDDGPSGQTFSLLGRDL, from the coding sequence ATGACCCTCGCCCAGCCCGGCATCGACGTGGACCTCAGCGGCAAGGTGGCCATCGTGACCGGCTCCGGTCGCGGCATCGGCCGAGCCATCGCCCAGGCCTACGCGGCCGCCGGGGCCTCCGTGGTCGTGGCGGCCCGCACCCGGTCGGAGATCGACGGCGTCGTGGCCGAGATCGAGGCCTCGGGGGGCACGGCCCGGGCGGTGCCGACCGACGTCGCCGACCCCGAGGCCCTGGCGGCCCTGGTCGACACCACCGTCGAGACCTGGTCCCGTCTCGATCTGGTGGTCGCCAACGCCGGCACCGTCACGGCCCGACGGCCCGGCTCCCCCATCGACGACTTCGCCGACGTGCTCGCCGTGAACCTCGTGAGCGTGCACGCCCTGGCCCGCCTCGCCGAACCCCACCTGGGCGAACGGGGAGGGAAGTTCGTGGTCATGGGATCGGGGGCCGGGCGCCAGCCCTTCCCGGGCGCGGCGGGCTACTCGGTGTCCAAGGCGGCGGCCGCCATGCTCGTGCGGTGCCTCGCCGTCGAGTGGCGCGAGGCGCGCATCGCCGTCAACGAGCTCGTGCCCGGGCCGGTCCACACCACCATGGCCGCCGGCATCACCGATGCACCCGGCCTCCCCGCCGGGGTCCGCCTCGACTGGCACAAGACGCCCGACGACGTGGTCCCCCTGGCCCTCTTCCTGGCCGGCCTCCCCGACGACGGCCCCAGCGGCCAGACCTTCAGCTTGCTGGGACGCGACCTCTGA
- a CDS encoding molybdopterin-containing oxidoreductase family protein has product MTVDDGDGDVAPDEHRTFCRICNAMCGVVVRTEGDRVLEVRGDPEHALSRGYSCPKGRALPALHHSPQRLDRPEVGRGSARQAVGWDALLDDLTARITATVDEHGPDGVAMYLASGSAFDSAGRRAAERFLGALGSRQKYTATTIDTPCKPLVAELVGGWSGLTPVWDHERSRLLVLFGSNPIVSHGHSNAIPDPVNRLREHRSRGGRLWVVDPRRTETAAQADHHLQVRPGTDWLVLGWLVRRLLDDAEVRADAERRAAGIAELAAALVGFEDGLVSGATGLAAEDLAGLLAAVREAGRVSALTGTGTSMAATANVTEHLLWALHVVTDSYDRPGGMWFNPGLLSRLDTRQWEASSGAPGPGPPSRPELPHRFGEWPCAGLVSEIEAGHVGALIVVGGNPVTAFPDVARTRRALASLPTLAVLDVVATETTELATHVLPAVDQLERADATWLLDTYQLAVAGQFTEAVVAPTSERRPVWWSLGTVAEHLGFSALPRGLTVADATDEDLLEPLLARSAVGAEAMRGARSGIVASGAVFGWVHEKVLPDGRWRLAPEVLLGQLQEALAEARSHHAPGLVLVPHRQLRTMNSQLRDVAAPGGRTEVVLVMAHPSAATPIGPDGTGVTVTSPWGQLTGTLRADGRLHPDAVTVAHGWDDPNVSSLTSADEAVDPLTGMVLQSGVPVRLAASAPPRPPQP; this is encoded by the coding sequence ATGACGGTCGACGATGGCGACGGCGACGTGGCCCCCGACGAACACCGCACGTTCTGTCGGATCTGCAACGCCATGTGCGGTGTCGTCGTGCGCACCGAGGGCGACCGCGTGCTCGAGGTGCGAGGCGACCCCGAGCACGCCCTCTCACGCGGCTACAGCTGCCCCAAGGGCCGGGCCCTCCCGGCGCTGCACCACAGCCCGCAGCGGCTCGACCGCCCCGAGGTGGGCAGGGGCTCCGCCCGCCAGGCGGTCGGCTGGGACGCGCTCCTCGACGACCTGACCGCCCGCATCACCGCCACCGTGGACGAGCACGGCCCCGACGGCGTGGCCATGTACCTGGCCAGCGGGTCGGCCTTCGACAGCGCCGGGCGGCGGGCCGCCGAACGCTTCCTCGGCGCCCTCGGTTCGCGCCAGAAGTACACCGCCACCACCATCGACACGCCATGCAAGCCCCTCGTGGCCGAGCTGGTCGGTGGATGGAGCGGGCTGACCCCCGTGTGGGACCACGAGCGCAGCCGGCTCCTGGTGCTCTTCGGCAGCAACCCGATCGTCTCCCACGGCCACTCCAACGCCATCCCCGACCCGGTGAACCGCTTGCGGGAGCACCGATCGCGCGGGGGCCGGCTGTGGGTGGTGGACCCCCGCCGCACGGAGACCGCGGCACAGGCCGACCACCACCTGCAGGTGCGACCCGGCACCGACTGGCTCGTCCTGGGGTGGCTGGTGCGGAGGCTCCTGGACGACGCGGAGGTGCGGGCGGACGCGGAACGCCGGGCCGCGGGCATCGCCGAGCTCGCCGCTGCGCTCGTCGGCTTCGAGGACGGGCTGGTCTCCGGGGCCACCGGCCTGGCCGCGGAGGATCTCGCCGGGCTCCTGGCCGCCGTGCGAGAGGCGGGGCGGGTGAGCGCGCTCACGGGCACCGGCACCTCGATGGCGGCCACGGCCAACGTGACCGAGCACCTCCTCTGGGCCCTCCACGTGGTCACCGACTCCTACGACCGACCCGGCGGCATGTGGTTCAACCCCGGGCTGCTCTCCCGGTTGGACACCCGGCAGTGGGAGGCGTCGAGCGGCGCGCCGGGCCCCGGCCCGCCGTCACGGCCCGAGCTCCCCCATCGCTTCGGCGAATGGCCCTGCGCCGGGCTGGTGAGCGAGATCGAAGCGGGCCACGTGGGCGCACTGATCGTCGTGGGCGGGAACCCGGTGACGGCCTTCCCCGACGTCGCCCGCACCCGCCGGGCGCTGGCCTCGCTGCCCACCCTCGCCGTGCTCGACGTGGTGGCCACGGAGACCACCGAGCTGGCCACGCACGTCCTGCCTGCGGTCGACCAGCTCGAACGGGCCGACGCCACCTGGCTGCTCGACACCTACCAGCTCGCGGTCGCCGGCCAGTTCACCGAGGCGGTGGTCGCACCGACCTCAGAGCGCCGGCCCGTGTGGTGGTCGCTGGGGACGGTGGCCGAACACCTCGGGTTCAGCGCCCTCCCCCGGGGGCTGACGGTGGCGGACGCGACCGACGAGGACCTGCTCGAGCCGTTGCTCGCCCGCAGCGCCGTGGGGGCCGAGGCGATGCGGGGTGCCCGCTCGGGCATCGTCGCCTCGGGGGCCGTGTTCGGTTGGGTCCACGAGAAGGTCCTCCCCGACGGGAGGTGGCGTCTGGCCCCCGAGGTGCTGCTCGGCCAGCTCCAGGAGGCTCTGGCCGAGGCCCGCTCCCATCACGCCCCCGGGCTCGTCCTCGTGCCCCACCGCCAGCTGCGCACCATGAACTCGCAGCTGCGTGACGTGGCGGCCCCGGGTGGTCGCACCGAGGTGGTGCTCGTCATGGCTCACCCGAGCGCCGCCACCCCGATCGGACCCGACGGCACCGGCGTGACGGTGACCTCGCCATGGGGCCAGCTGACCGGCACCCTCCGAGCCGACGGTCGTCTCCATCCCGACGCGGTGACGGTGGCCCACGGCTGGGACGATCCGAACGTGAGCTCGCTGACCAGCGCCGACGAGGCCGTCGACCCCCTCACCGGCATGGTGCTGCAGTCGGGGGTCCCGGTCCGCCTCGCGGCCAGCGCACCGCCGCGCCCGCCCCAGCCGTGA
- a CDS encoding pyridoxamine 5'-phosphate oxidase family protein, with amino-acid sequence MSTPSRDVSLADLAICFEGGVPAVIATAAADGTPNVTYLSRVRMVDGERVALSNQFLSKTARNLAENPHASVLVLDPRNYDEYRLALVYERTDRRGPVFDRLREDVDTIAALSGMQDVFRLRAADIYRVVAVEHVPAAVHLVEGACPEPAPLAEVELGAVAELTGRLARCGDLDALVDATVGGLSAVLGYDHVVLALHDEEGEQLYTIASHGYPDEGVGSELALGEGTIGLAGQRCAPVRIGNLGQMGKYARTVRRSFEAKGEDLSGPIVPLPVLDDAESQLAVPLQVLGQLVGVLAVESRDKVAFGPADEAALAVVAAVVAAGIEAARAEARDHPESPSRPSAANRPAPGASGTPVSVVRTYAADGSVFVDGEYLIKGVAGRVLCSLLRSHERDGRTEFTNKEVRLDPSLELPELRDNLESRLILLKRRLDERSAPVRIEKTGRGRFRLVVRHPVALEVNDST; translated from the coding sequence GTGAGCACCCCGTCGAGAGACGTCTCCCTCGCCGATCTGGCGATCTGCTTCGAGGGCGGGGTCCCCGCAGTGATCGCTACCGCCGCGGCCGACGGGACACCGAACGTCACCTACCTGTCGCGGGTGCGGATGGTCGACGGCGAGCGGGTGGCGCTGTCCAACCAGTTCCTCTCCAAGACCGCCCGCAACCTGGCCGAGAACCCCCATGCCAGCGTGCTGGTGCTCGACCCCCGCAACTACGACGAGTACCGCCTCGCCCTCGTCTACGAGCGAACCGACCGGCGGGGACCGGTGTTCGACCGGCTCCGGGAGGACGTCGACACCATCGCCGCGCTCAGCGGCATGCAGGACGTGTTCCGTCTCCGTGCGGCCGACATCTACCGGGTGGTCGCCGTGGAGCACGTGCCCGCCGCCGTGCACCTGGTCGAGGGCGCCTGCCCCGAACCCGCGCCGCTCGCCGAGGTCGAGCTCGGCGCCGTCGCCGAGCTCACCGGGCGGCTGGCCCGGTGTGGCGACCTCGATGCGCTGGTCGACGCCACCGTGGGAGGCCTGTCGGCGGTGCTCGGCTACGACCACGTCGTCCTGGCCCTCCACGACGAAGAAGGCGAGCAGCTCTACACCATCGCCAGCCACGGCTACCCCGACGAAGGCGTGGGTTCGGAGCTGGCCCTGGGGGAGGGCACCATCGGCCTGGCCGGTCAACGATGCGCACCGGTCCGCATCGGGAACCTGGGGCAGATGGGCAAGTACGCCCGCACGGTCCGACGCTCCTTCGAGGCGAAGGGTGAGGACCTGAGCGGACCGATCGTGCCCCTGCCCGTGCTCGACGACGCCGAGAGCCAGCTGGCCGTCCCGCTGCAGGTGCTCGGCCAGCTCGTCGGGGTGCTGGCCGTCGAGAGCCGCGACAAGGTGGCGTTCGGTCCGGCCGACGAGGCCGCCCTGGCGGTCGTTGCCGCCGTGGTCGCCGCCGGCATCGAGGCCGCCCGAGCGGAGGCCCGGGACCACCCGGAGTCCCCGAGTCGCCCCTCCGCCGCGAACCGACCGGCCCCGGGCGCCTCGGGCACCCCCGTCTCGGTGGTCCGGACCTACGCCGCCGACGGCAGCGTGTTCGTGGACGGCGAGTACCTCATCAAGGGCGTTGCCGGACGCGTCCTGTGCTCTCTGCTGCGCAGCCACGAACGCGACGGGCGCACCGAGTTCACCAACAAGGAGGTGCGCCTCGACCCGTCGCTCGAGCTCCCCGAGCTCCGCGACAACCTCGAGAGTCGGCTCATCTTGTTGAAGCGCCGCCTCGACGAGCGCTCGGCGCCGGTGCGCATCGAGAAGACCGGGCGCGGCCGCTTCCGCCTCGTGGTCCGGCACCCCGTGGCGCTCGAGGTCAACGACAGCACCTGA
- a CDS encoding pyridoxamine 5'-phosphate oxidase family protein — translation MFDPDTRALLEGGAALIVATVGPDGLPHAGRGWGLVVLDDDPDRLRLLVSGDDHALCRQLGDGGAVAVTAADVPTLRSVQLKGRSLGIEPAGPADFTTAEAYIDALFADIETADGAARPILERWRPRAIVACTVAVEDRFDQTPGPDAGSPLSPVRS, via the coding sequence GTGTTCGACCCCGACACCAGGGCGTTGCTCGAGGGCGGCGCAGCGCTCATCGTGGCCACGGTCGGCCCCGACGGCCTTCCCCACGCGGGCCGCGGCTGGGGCCTCGTCGTGCTCGACGACGACCCCGACCGCCTGCGGCTCCTGGTGAGCGGCGACGACCACGCGTTGTGCCGGCAGCTGGGCGATGGTGGAGCCGTCGCGGTGACCGCGGCCGACGTCCCCACGCTCCGGTCGGTGCAGCTCAAGGGTCGCTCGCTCGGCATCGAACCCGCCGGGCCGGCCGACTTCACCACGGCGGAGGCCTACATCGACGCGCTGTTCGCCGACATCGAGACCGCCGACGGAGCCGCTCGGCCGATCCTCGAGCGTTGGCGCCCACGAGCGATCGTCGCCTGCACGGTCGCGGTCGAGGATCGCTTCGACCAGACCCCGGGTCCCGACGCCGGTTCGCCGCTGTCCCCGGTGCGCTCGTGA
- a CDS encoding hemerythrin domain-containing protein, with the protein MTITASPSATAVPAPSDLAPIVVDLYRDIHKGIRAELFAATLDAGRADPADDAGRTALDAQVNDLVRFLGQHAEHEDGAIQPVLEIELPDLAERVAREHVGLEGRMVRLAEIAQVARVAPDHHQRLRVHQLHVELAAFTSEYLAHQDLEERVVMPALEQAVGAEAVVAIHAAIVGPMPPEELMASLAVMVPAMNVEDRVELLTGMRESAPPEAFEAVLGLVRSVLEPAGARAVSRRLGVA; encoded by the coding sequence ATGACCATCACCGCATCCCCGTCGGCGACCGCCGTCCCCGCCCCGTCGGACCTGGCGCCGATCGTCGTCGACCTGTACCGCGACATCCACAAGGGGATCCGTGCCGAGCTGTTCGCGGCCACCCTCGACGCCGGTCGGGCCGATCCCGCCGACGACGCCGGCCGGACCGCACTCGATGCCCAGGTGAACGACCTCGTGCGCTTCCTCGGGCAACACGCCGAGCACGAGGACGGCGCCATCCAGCCGGTGCTCGAGATCGAGCTCCCGGACCTGGCCGAGCGGGTGGCGCGAGAGCACGTCGGCCTCGAGGGCCGCATGGTTCGCCTGGCCGAGATCGCCCAGGTGGCCCGGGTGGCCCCCGACCACCACCAGCGCCTCCGGGTGCACCAGCTCCACGTGGAGCTGGCCGCCTTCACCTCCGAGTACCTGGCCCACCAGGACCTCGAGGAGCGGGTCGTCATGCCGGCCCTCGAGCAGGCCGTCGGGGCGGAGGCGGTGGTGGCCATCCACGCGGCCATCGTGGGCCCGATGCCCCCCGAGGAGCTCATGGCCAGCCTGGCGGTGATGGTCCCGGCGATGAACGTCGAGGACCGCGTGGAGCTGCTGACCGGCATGCGGGAGAGCGCACCCCCCGAGGCGTTCGAGGCGGTGCTCGGCCTCGTGCGCAGCGTCCTCGAACCGGCCGGGGCTCGTGCCGTCTCCCGCCGTCTCGGCGTCGCTTGA
- a CDS encoding RNA polymerase sigma factor, producing the protein MARRFDDDPDLVLAARFGDEQAFTTLFRRWFAPCVDVARRIVRDDDTAAEVAQETFLVAWRQLGTLRDPSAFGGWVLRTSRNKALNRLERERRSIAVDQDESPVLAELEAGGDVAADVAARDQQQLVWAAAAALGERDASILDLHLRHELDAGEIAEALGVTPNNAHQLLFRMKGRLASGIRAWVLFKGGDPACPELAADLRRSDALRFSAATVKVVGRHVQRCDDCADRQAAVLAPEALFASVPLLPIGVGLREQVAEGLRQAGVPLGPDAAVPVEPAATEGAGAPDADLSVDGDHGAGEGHPGPVAEAPAPDRDSTTALASPATVGVEPSVGVGDPPSGEPRSSRAAIAVVALLLVLAGGVLWALRSGGDDEVEVVAASEPGSTSTASQPSSTAPPAREPELVIEFDPTTDVSTPEAPVAPVPTDAPRVPPSPAPPGPVPPTPDTTAPPAPPPPPPPPPPVVDGFVATPTAPPGSCAPGQFPFAVSWATTGATAVTVTSPDAVGPVAGGPDGTATACALTPSGTWTLTATGPGGSAVATAP; encoded by the coding sequence ATGGCTCGACGCTTCGACGACGACCCGGACTTGGTGCTCGCCGCTCGCTTCGGCGACGAGCAGGCCTTCACCACCCTCTTTCGACGGTGGTTCGCCCCCTGCGTCGACGTGGCTCGCCGGATCGTGCGCGACGACGACACGGCCGCCGAGGTCGCCCAGGAGACGTTCCTGGTGGCCTGGCGTCAGCTGGGCACGCTCCGCGACCCGTCGGCCTTCGGGGGGTGGGTGCTGCGCACCAGTCGCAACAAGGCGCTCAACCGCCTCGAACGGGAGCGGCGCAGCATCGCCGTCGACCAGGACGAGTCACCGGTGCTGGCCGAGCTCGAGGCGGGTGGCGACGTGGCCGCTGACGTCGCCGCCCGCGACCAGCAGCAGCTGGTGTGGGCGGCGGCGGCGGCCCTGGGCGAGCGAGATGCCAGCATCCTCGACCTCCACCTGCGCCACGAGCTCGATGCCGGTGAGATCGCCGAGGCCCTGGGCGTCACCCCCAACAACGCCCACCAGTTGCTCTTCCGCATGAAGGGTCGCCTGGCCTCGGGGATACGCGCCTGGGTGCTGTTCAAGGGCGGCGACCCCGCCTGCCCGGAGTTGGCGGCCGATCTGCGTCGGTCCGATGCCCTGCGCTTCTCGGCGGCCACCGTGAAGGTGGTCGGCCGGCACGTGCAGCGCTGCGACGACTGTGCCGACCGACAGGCCGCGGTGCTCGCCCCCGAGGCGCTGTTCGCCTCGGTGCCGCTGCTGCCGATCGGGGTCGGGCTGCGCGAGCAGGTGGCCGAGGGTCTGCGCCAGGCCGGTGTGCCTCTCGGCCCCGACGCCGCCGTCCCCGTGGAGCCGGCGGCCACGGAAGGCGCCGGCGCCCCCGACGCCGACCTCTCGGTCGACGGCGACCACGGCGCGGGCGAGGGGCACCCCGGTCCGGTCGCCGAGGCGCCGGCGCCGGACCGCGACAGCACCACCGCCCTCGCCTCTCCCGCCACCGTCGGGGTCGAGCCATCGGTCGGTGTCGGAGACCCGCCGTCGGGCGAACCGAGATCGTCCCGGGCCGCCATCGCCGTCGTGGCGCTGCTGTTGGTGCTGGCCGGCGGTGTGCTCTGGGCGCTGCGCTCCGGCGGCGACGACGAGGTCGAGGTGGTCGCGGCCTCCGAGCCCGGGTCCACGTCGACGGCTTCCCAGCCATCGAGCACCGCCCCACCCGCGCGGGAGCCCGAGCTGGTGATCGAGTTCGACCCGACGACGGACGTGTCGACCCCGGAGGCCCCCGTCGCACCCGTTCCGACCGACGCGCCACGGGTCCCGCCCTCACCGGCTCCGCCCGGCCCGGTGCCGCCCACCCCCGACACCACCGCTCCGCCCGCCCCACCCCCACCTCCTCCGCCGCCTCCGCCGGTGGTCGACGGCTTCGTGGCCACGCCGACGGCGCCACCCGGGTCGTGCGCCCCGGGCCAGTTCCCCTTCGCCGTGAGTTGGGCCACGACGGGGGCCACGGCGGTGACCGTCACCAGTCCCGACGCGGTCGGACCGGTCGCCGGCGGCCCCGATGGCACGGCGACGGCGTGCGCCCTGACACCGAGCGGCACATGGACCCTCACCGCGACCGGACCGGGTGGTTCGGCGGTCGCCACGGCCCCGTGA
- a CDS encoding flavin-containing monooxygenase produces the protein MTGGTRNPHAGQPFTDDDDAIAAALEDVSIPALMCSLVHMTGDPSWIRGDLRPQGAMINEHQGYMSEEDKAEVRRRALPAIAAFRDGGCELPPPPSPELIHEMMAFLAAAPVDESVVPLFSEDLHLDGADAGAITWGDEIPAEVRDAAHTVVIGAGEAGILAGIRLSQAGIPFTIVEKADGPGGTWWDNRYPGARVDIGSHFYCYSFEPADHWSEYYCQQPELRDYFRRVVDKYDLEPHIRYRTEVVAARFDESTDRWDVEVRTPDGTIEHLDPRFVVSCVGALNLPHLPDIPGRDDFAGPSFHSARWPDDLDITGTRFALVGAGASGFQIAPTIADDVEHLTVFQRTPQWMFPNMNYHRQVPEGDAWAMRHLPFYGRWFRFLMFYPASGLTNEHNRVDPDWDDGGRSISERNAMTRDLFGQWISSQLEDHPDLLETCIPEYPPSAKRMLQDNGSWLTCLKKPNVELVRTGIEKIVPEGIVTADGRLHEADVICYATGFRHNDFLSPIHLVGRHGVDLHERWGHRPKAYLGITIPDFPNLFSVYGPGTNLAHGASLIFQSECQINYVMSAIHEVLASGASTIEVRKDVHDAYAEHYQSEISQMVWAHPSVKHSHFKNPEGEVWTLSPWPIPTYWEWTRAVDPDDYVLA, from the coding sequence GTGACAGGGGGAACTCGCAATCCACACGCCGGCCAGCCGTTCACGGACGACGACGACGCCATCGCCGCCGCCCTCGAGGACGTGAGCATCCCGGCGCTCATGTGCTCGCTGGTCCACATGACCGGCGACCCCTCGTGGATCAGGGGCGACCTGCGACCGCAGGGCGCCATGATCAACGAGCACCAGGGGTACATGAGCGAGGAGGACAAGGCGGAGGTCCGCCGCCGAGCGCTCCCCGCCATCGCCGCCTTCCGCGACGGCGGCTGCGAGCTGCCGCCCCCGCCCTCGCCGGAGCTCATCCACGAGATGATGGCGTTCCTGGCCGCGGCCCCGGTCGACGAGTCGGTCGTGCCCCTCTTCTCCGAGGACCTCCACCTCGACGGCGCCGACGCCGGGGCCATCACCTGGGGCGACGAGATCCCGGCCGAGGTGCGCGATGCCGCCCACACCGTGGTGATCGGCGCCGGCGAGGCGGGCATCCTCGCCGGCATCCGCCTGTCCCAGGCCGGCATCCCCTTCACCATCGTGGAGAAGGCCGACGGGCCGGGCGGTACCTGGTGGGACAACCGCTACCCGGGCGCCCGCGTCGACATCGGCAGCCACTTCTACTGCTACTCCTTCGAGCCGGCCGACCACTGGAGCGAGTACTACTGCCAGCAGCCCGAGCTGCGCGACTACTTCCGGCGGGTGGTCGACAAGTACGACCTCGAACCCCACATCCGGTACCGCACCGAGGTGGTGGCCGCCCGGTTCGACGAGTCGACCGACCGCTGGGACGTCGAGGTCCGCACCCCCGACGGGACCATCGAGCACCTCGACCCCCGCTTCGTGGTCAGCTGCGTCGGCGCCCTCAACCTGCCCCACCTGCCCGACATCCCCGGGCGCGACGACTTCGCCGGCCCCTCGTTCCACTCGGCCCGTTGGCCCGACGACCTCGACATCACCGGCACCCGCTTCGCCCTCGTCGGCGCCGGGGCCAGCGGCTTCCAGATCGCCCCCACCATCGCCGACGACGTCGAGCACCTCACCGTGTTCCAGCGCACGCCGCAGTGGATGTTCCCCAACATGAACTACCACCGCCAGGTGCCCGAGGGCGACGCCTGGGCCATGCGCCACCTGCCCTTCTACGGGCGGTGGTTCCGCTTCCTCATGTTCTATCCGGCGTCGGGTCTCACCAACGAGCACAACCGCGTGGATCCGGACTGGGACGACGGCGGGCGCAGCATCAGCGAGCGCAACGCCATGACCCGTGACCTGTTCGGGCAGTGGATCTCCTCGCAGCTCGAGGACCATCCTGACCTGCTCGAGACGTGCATCCCCGAGTACCCGCCCTCGGCCAAGCGGATGCTGCAGGACAACGGGTCGTGGCTCACGTGCCTCAAGAAGCCCAACGTGGAGCTGGTGCGCACCGGCATCGAGAAGATCGTGCCCGAGGGCATCGTGACCGCCGACGGTCGCCTCCACGAAGCCGACGTCATCTGCTACGCCACGGGCTTTCGCCACAACGACTTCCTGTCACCGATCCACCTGGTGGGGCGCCACGGGGTCGACCTCCACGAGCGGTGGGGTCACCGGCCCAAGGCCTACCTCGGCATCACCATCCCGGACTTCCCCAACCTCTTCTCGGTCTACGGGCCCGGCACCAACCTGGCCCACGGCGCCAGCCTCATCTTCCAGTCCGAGTGCCAGATCAACTACGTGATGAGCGCCATCCACGAGGTGCTGGCCTCCGGGGCCAGCACCATCGAGGTGCGCAAGGACGTCCACGACGCCTACGCCGAGCACTACCAGAGCGAGATCAGCCAGATGGTCTGGGCCCACCCCTCCGTGAAGCACAGCCACTTCAAGAACCCCGAGGGCGAGGTGTGGACGCTGTCGCCGTGGCCCATCCCCACCTACTGGGAGTGGACGCGGGCCGTCGACCCCGACGACTACGTGCTGGCCTGA
- a CDS encoding CC/Se motif family (seleno)protein, giving the protein MRLTVSARARHHLGDRALVLRAAHRNGCCGGSSDVPVAEVGTPGDVADFEHVRVGDLDAYVDRRLGAASGWVVDLDRLWRWSRLRVEPDDDQAST; this is encoded by the coding sequence TGAGGCTCACCGTCTCGGCTCGGGCGCGCCACCACCTCGGCGACCGGGCGCTCGTGCTGCGGGCGGCGCACCGCAACGGTTGCTGCGGCGGCTCCTCGGACGTGCCCGTCGCCGAGGTCGGCACGCCTGGGGATGTCGCCGACTTCGAGCACGTCCGCGTGGGCGATCTCGACGCCTACGTCGACCGGCGCCTCGGCGCGGCATCGGGCTGGGTGGTCGACCTCGACCGGTTGTGGCGCTGGTCGAGGCTCCGGGTCGAACCGGACGACGATCAGGCCAGCACGTAG